From the genome of Frateuria soli:
TGCGCGAAGCCGGCGCGGCGGACCGGATGCTCTCGAACGCGACATGGGACCAGGCCACCCGTCGGTGCTGCTGGCGCTGCCGGAGCAGACCGGACCTCGCCGGAAAACTCCGGTCCGCGCCGACGACGACACGCTTCGTTCGCCGTTTTCATCGCTCCTCATCCGACGTTGTGATAAGGCCCCGCCGTGGCCCCGGAATCGAACAGCCCACGGGTGGACTACGCGTTCGGCGACATCCGCGTCGAGCCGGTGGCTCACCGCGTGCTGCGCGACGGACGCGAACTCGAGCTGGAGCCCAAGGCCTACGCCGTGCTGCTGCAGTTCCTGACCCGTCCGGGCGAACTGATCAAGCACGACGACCTGCTGGAACGGGTATGGGGGCACAAGTACGTCACGCCGGCCACGCTGAGCCGGGTGATCTCGCAGTTGCGGCAGAAGCTCGGCGACGAGGCGGCCGAGCCCCGCTACATCCAGACCGTGCACGGGCTGGGTTATCGCCTGATCGCCAGCGTCGCGGCCGACCCGGCCGATCCCGCCCCCAGGGCGGGCATGCCTGCCCCACCCCGCCCGCCCGACAGCGACCGGCACAGCATCGCCGTGCTGCCGTTCGTCAACATGAGCGGCGAGGTGGAGAACGAGTACTTCAGCGACGGCATCGCCGAGGAAATCCTCAGCCTGCTGAGCAAGCTGCCCCAGCTCAAGGTCTCCTCGCGCACCTCCTCGTTCTTCTTCAAGGGCAAGGAGGCCGACCTGCAGACGATCGCGGCCAAGCTGGACGTCGGCACCGTGCTCGAGGGCAGCGTGCGCCGCGCGGGCAACCGCGTGCGCATCACCGCGCAGCTGATCGATGTGGCGTCCGACGCGACCCTCTGGGCGGAGACCTACGACCGCGAACTTCGCGACGTGTTCGCCATCCAGGACGACATCGCCCAGAGCATCGTCGATGCGCTGAAGGTGACGCTGTCACCGAAGGAACGCCGCGCGATCCAGTACGTCGCCACCGCCGACGTGCAGGCGTACGACTACTACCTGCGCGGGCGCAGGTTCTTCTATGCCTGGAACCGCCGCGACTCGCTGCGCGCCATCGAGATGTACGAGCGCGCCATCGCGCGCGATCCGAAATACGCGGCGGCCTGGGCCGGCCTGTCGGATGCGTACGTCATGCGCCACCGCTTCCTGGACCGCAATCCCGAACACGTCGCGCGCGCCATGGA
Proteins encoded in this window:
- a CDS encoding TPR end-of-group domain-containing protein; this translates as MAPESNSPRVDYAFGDIRVEPVAHRVLRDGRELELEPKAYAVLLQFLTRPGELIKHDDLLERVWGHKYVTPATLSRVISQLRQKLGDEAAEPRYIQTVHGLGYRLIASVAADPADPAPRAGMPAPPRPPDSDRHSIAVLPFVNMSGEVENEYFSDGIAEEILSLLSKLPQLKVSSRTSSFFFKGKEADLQTIAAKLDVGTVLEGSVRRAGNRVRITAQLIDVASDATLWAETYDRELRDVFAIQDDIAQSIVDALKVTLSPKERRAIQYVATADVQAYDYYLRGRRFFYAWNRRDSLRAIEMYERAIARDPKYAAAWAGLSDAYVMRHRFLDRNPEHVARAMEASERALQMDPDSAEAHASRGLALFISQRYQEAERQFETAMMLNPNLLEGCFMYGMICSSMGNFEKAAWLYLRAAEVSPTDYLPLVYLAQAYSEMGRKDDETKTRHRALELIERALGTNPDDARARYMGAASFAALGEKAKAIEWANLALRSSQDEPMVFYNAACTFAVLGEHERAIDLLERAVALGWGDRAWMENDSDLASLRGERRFQALLDSLN